Proteins encoded within one genomic window of Mesorhizobium sp. AR10:
- a CDS encoding GGDEF domain-containing protein, which yields MRFHKAESAFFVFIFVILAAGLVTLHAYGLLQAFADEAHTPSKANEIAYLTKLLLATGVLLATALFFGIFFIYPMIRRQAAEEGKLRAMTVSLSARSETLEHAALTDGLTGMQNRRYFDDALKEYLEEFRRIEKPVGLMILDLDHFKQVNDTHGHDVGDEVLRAVASCLKGMTRYHDVVARLGGEEFAVVTPNMDAELLAKFAERIRKAVANMSVLSGNVRLKVTTSVGLAVWDRKETAEDFYRRADRQLYEAKRQGRNRISA from the coding sequence ATGCGTTTCCACAAGGCGGAATCCGCATTTTTCGTCTTTATCTTTGTGATCCTGGCCGCGGGGCTGGTGACGCTTCACGCCTATGGACTTCTGCAAGCCTTTGCCGACGAGGCCCATACGCCTTCGAAGGCCAACGAGATCGCCTATCTCACCAAGCTGTTGCTGGCGACTGGTGTGCTTCTGGCGACTGCGCTGTTCTTTGGCATTTTCTTCATCTACCCCATGATCCGCAGGCAAGCGGCGGAAGAGGGCAAGCTGCGGGCGATGACGGTTTCGCTCAGCGCTCGTTCGGAGACGCTGGAACACGCAGCACTGACCGACGGCCTGACCGGCATGCAGAACCGGCGCTATTTCGACGATGCGCTGAAGGAATATCTCGAGGAATTCCGACGCATCGAGAAGCCCGTGGGGCTGATGATCCTCGACCTCGACCACTTCAAGCAGGTCAACGACACGCATGGCCACGATGTGGGCGACGAGGTGTTGAGAGCCGTCGCCAGTTGTCTCAAGGGCATGACGCGCTATCACGATGTGGTGGCACGGCTCGGGGGCGAGGAGTTCGCGGTGGTCACGCCCAATATGGACGCCGAGCTCCTGGCCAAATTCGCCGAGCGTATCCGCAAGGCGGTTGCAAACATGTCGGTGCTGTCGGGCAATGTCCGCCTGAAGGTCACCACCAGTGTCGGCCTGGCCGTCTGGGATCGCAAGGAAACGGCGGAGGATTTTTATCGCCGTGCCGACCGCCAGCTTTACGAAGCCAAGAGACAAGGTCGAAACCGCATCTCCGCCTGA